A stretch of the Leptidea sinapis chromosome 5, ilLepSina1.1, whole genome shotgun sequence genome encodes the following:
- the LOC126964578 gene encoding protein OPI10 homolog encodes MFGLVVSGRLVQTDFTPVSETSLVTTILDVDSINHAVVFLTGTTPLPPGTVAIVYWSWPDPNAPPNWQPLGHISNAKPSAIFKIHNLKKLHELTNENKFMNAFGQQQICHNAQIGISIEPEVNAQVLEPLLTQQTNTYVTFAQKMLENLVNYVASFSVTQEQMTPTPGVSYIPLNTLHTWYQNFERRLQQNPNFWKN; translated from the exons ATGTTCGGATTAGTCGTGTCGGGAAGGCTT GTGCAGACAGATTTCACGCCGGTGTCGGAGACTAGTTTAGTGACCACAATACTGGATGTGGACTCTATAAATCATGCCGTAGTATTTTTGACGGGAACGACGCCTTTGCCGCCGGGTACAGTTGCTATCGTGTACTGGAGTTGGCCGGATCCTAATGCCCCACCAAATTGGCAACCTTTAGGCCATATTTCCAATGCGAAACCTTctgcaatttttaaaattcataatttaaagaAACTACATGAATTGACCA atgAGAATAAATTCATGAATGCATTTGGTCAACAGCAAATTTGTCACAATGCTCAGATTGGTATATCTATAGAACCTGAAGTTAATGCTCAAGTCCTTGAGCCACTATTG acacAGCAGACAAATACTTATGTGACATTTGCACAAAAGATGTTGGAGAATCTAGTAAACTATGTGGCATCATTCTCTGTGACACAAGAACAGATGACACCGACACCTGGAGTGTCTTACATACCTCTGAACACACTGCACACTTGGTATCAGAACTTCGAGAGGAGGTTACAGCAGAATCCTAATTTTTGGAAGAATTAG
- the LOC126964512 gene encoding delta-1-pyrroline-5-carboxylate dehydrogenase, mitochondrial → MLAVLCSRTALSARSLERCVSSVVELPKLHNFGVQNEPVLGYRAGSQERDLLTAELQRTAAVTEEVPIVIGDETIKEGEPHFQVMPHDHHHKIAKFYYASEKTIQKAIQVSAEAQKRWDRTPLDERVQIWQKAADMMAGAHRQSLNAATVLGQSKSAIQAEIDSAAELVDFFRFNVFFLKENAKYQPISENASVTLNSMRFRGLDGFIAAISPFNFTAIGGNLAYTPALMGNGVVWKPSDTALLSNWRIFNIMRDAGLPSGVVNFVPADGPTFGRTITKSPKLSGINFTGSVPTFNWLWNEVGKNLNLYSNYPRLIGECGGKNYHFVHPSADIQSVVNGTIRSAFEYCGQKCSACSRIYVPKSLYEPIKEGLLQERAKLKVGDPSDFSVFMGAVIDDKAFARITGYIKNAKGNPKNKIIGGGGFDGSKGYFVEPTIIETSDPHDKLMVEEIFGPVLTVYVYDDKDLMKTLALVGSSTKFALTGAVFSKDKKFLETALEELKMTAGNFYINDKSTGSVVGQQPFGGGRMSGTNDKAGGPNYVMRWTSPQSIKETFAPLTEIDYPYMRD, encoded by the coding sequence ATGTTGGCAGTGTTATGTTCGCGGACAGCGCTGAGCGCGCGTTCGCTAGAGCGTTGCGTCTCCAGTGTGGTGGAGCTCCCGAAGCTACATAACTTCGGCGTACAGAACGAGCCGGTGCTGGGGTACCGCGCGGGCAGTCAGGAGCGTGACCTGCTGACCGCCGAGCTGCAGCGCACCGCAGCGGTCACCGAGGAGGTGCCGATCGTGATCGGGGATGAGACCATCAAGGAAGGAGAGCCCCACTTCCAGGTGATGCCGCACGACCATCACCACAAGATTGCGAAGTTCTACTATGCCTCGGAGAAAACTATCCAAAAGGCTATCCAGGTGTCGGCCGAGGCACAGAAACGTTGGGACCGCACGCCTCTTGATGAGAGGGTACAGATTTGGCAAAAAGCTGCCGACATGATGGCCGGTGCCCACCGTCAGAGCCTTAATGCGGCTACTGTTCTAGGTCAATCAAAGTCAGCCATCCAAGCGGAAATAGACTCTGCTGCTGAGCTGGTGGATTTTTTCCGATTCAATGTCttctttttaaaagaaaatgccAAATATCAGCCAATATCTGAAAATGCTTCAGTGACTTTGAACAGTATGAGGTTCAGAGGTCTGGACGGGTTCATTGCAGCCATTAGTCCATTTAACTTCACTGCCATTGGTGGAAACTTAGCCTATACACCTGCTCTCATGGGAAATGGTGTAGTGTGGAAGCCATCTGACACTGCATTGTTGTCCAATTGGCGCATCTTTAACATTATGAGAGATGCTGGTCTTCCATCAGGTGTAGTAAATTTTGTACCAGCTGATGGACCTACATTTGGACGTACCATTACAAAATCACCAAAATTATCTGGCATCAACTTCACTGGATCAGTTCCAACCTTCAATTGGCTCTGGAATGAAGTTGGAAAAAACTTAAACCTATACAGTAATTATCCAAGGCTAATTGGTGAATGTGGGGGAAAAAATTATCACTTTGTTCATCCATCAGCTGATATACAATCGGTTGTAAATGGAACAATCAGATCTGCATTTGAGTATTGTGGTCAAAAATGCTCAGCTTGTTCAAGAATATATGTTCCTAAGTCCCTGTATGAACCAATTAAAGAAGGGTTGCTCCAAGAGAGGGCTAAATTAAAAGTTGGTGACCCATCTGATTTCTCTGTGTTTATGGGTGCAGTGATTGATGATAAAGCCTTTGCAAGGATTACCGGCTACATCAAAAATGCTAAAGGTAATCCCAAGAATAAAATCATTGGTGGTGGTGGATTTGATGGAAGCAAAGGCTACTTTGTTGAACCTACAATTATTGAAACCTCAGATCCTCATGACAAACTGATGGTTGAAGAAATATTTGGGCCTGTCTTAACAGTATATGTGTATGATGATAAGGATCTAATGAAAACATTGGCATTGGTCGGTTCATCTACTAAATTTGCTCTTACTGGAGCTGTGTTCTCCAAAGACAAGAAATTCTTGGAGACAGCTCTTGAAGAGCTCAAAATGACTGCAGGCAACTTTTACATCAATGATAAGTCTACAGGCTCTGTTGTGGGCCAGCAACCGTTCGGAGGTGGACGCATGTCAGGCACCAATGACAAGGCGGGAGGTCCTAACTATGTCATGAGGTGGACATCACCACAATCAATCAAGGAAACCTTTGCTCCTCTAACTGAGATTGACTACCCATACATGAGGGATTAA